A genomic region of Castor canadensis chromosome 16, mCasCan1.hap1v2, whole genome shotgun sequence contains the following coding sequences:
- the LOC141417887 gene encoding uncharacterized protein, producing MAAAQLRPGPPPLRAGPRAPARARSGERPSGPRPVLLNHPWFAVRLHRLACSLLPAESRALGGGREGQGFRAPRTLARLAWGGDAVRSECALGDGGPAGGRAQSECRRFKESGDKDGGGGFLGGGAAEESGRVRIGWKAMGTWGRQAGTLDTHSPESVFTGAAPIDSRRLRWCRGSFRHQQAGTPRRRDARTPAFAHESPL from the exons ATGGCGGCTGCTCAGCTGCGCCCAGGCCCGCCGCCACTCCGCGCTGGCCCGCGCGCCCCGGCCCGCGCCCGCTCCGGGGAGCGCCCCTCGggt CCCCGCCCCGTCCTTCTAAACCACCCCTGGTTTGCGGTGCGCCTGCACCGGCTCGCGTGCAGTTTGTTGCCTGCTGAGAGCCGGGCTCTTGGTGGTGGGAGGGAAGGTCAAGGGTTTCGCGCGCCCAGGACCCTCGCCCGGCTCGCCTGGGGAGGGGACGCAGTGCGCTCAGAGTGTGCCTTGGGGGACGGTGGCCCGGCGGGAGGACGCGCCCAAAGCGAGTGTCGAAGGTTCAAAGAGAGCGGAGACAAGGATGGTGGTGGGGGGTTCCTCGGAGGTGGCGCAGCGGAGGAGTCAGGCCGTGTCCGAATAGGGTGGAAGGCGATGGGGACTTGGGGGCGACAGGCGGGGACCTTGGACACTCACTCACCTGAGTCTGTGTTCACCGGGGCGGCGCCGATAGATTCCCGGCGGCTTCGGTGGTGTCGGGGCAGCTTCCGCCACCAACAGGCCGGAACGCCTCGCCGGCGGGACGCTCGGACTCCCGCGTTCGCGCACGAATCGCCG ttGTGA